A stretch of DNA from Gottschalkia acidurici 9a:
GATCTTTTTCCACTAATGTGTTGTTGTGAAGTGTGGCTAAAGTTACCATATCTATGCTATTTATTTTCTCTAAAGCATCTACATTTACTTTTAATAATCCCTTATATTCAGCTTTCAGAGTCACTTTACCTTCTGACGGTCCTTGTGTATATATTCCATTTCCTTTGATAGCATCTGCTATTCTTATAGCTGCATCTTCTTCATGAAGTTGATTTTCATCTAAATCTAGTGCTAATATATGATACTTACCAGCATCTTTTAGCAATTCTATATCTTCTTCCCTTATAAGGTGTCCCTTCTTAAATTTTGCACCTTTAAACTTCCCAGGTTCTATTTTAGTTAAATCATGAGCTAGAATCATGCCAAGTGATTCTTCAACTTTTACTTTTCTCATCTATTAGTCCCTCCCAAGCTCAAAAATTATATTTTATTCGAAGCTATTAAATTTTATCTAAAATAAACTTATATTTTACTACTCTTTTGATTAAAAGGTTGTTTAATTATTAGCATAACGATACTTATTCTTATCTTATACATGTTTAATGTGAAAACGCTATCATTATGTTAGTAGCATATTGTCAATTAGCTTTTACTTTATACTAAAATTATATAACTTTATCTTTATTAAAACAAACAATAATTAAAATAATAAAAAATAAAAGCTTCATGCTTAAGCAACATGAAGCTTTTCTATATTCTAGGGGTTTATGCTTTTTTTGAATTTAATTATTTTACAACTGGATCTAATATTTCAAAGTTATTTACGTCTATTAGACCTTTATCTGATATTTTGAACTTTGGACTTGTTGATAATGCTAAGAATGATACGTGCATAAATGGAGCATGTAATGTTCCACCTAATTGATCTTTTACTGTAGACTCTAAGTCTGCTATTTTAGCACTTACTTCTTGTCCTGTTAATTCGTCAGTGATAAGTCCTCCAACTGGTAATGCTAATTCATTTATAACTCTACCATTGTTAGATATAGCAACTCCACCACCCATTTCTATAACTCTGTTGATAGCTATAACCATATCTCTTAGGTTTGTACCTACAACTGTCATATTGTGAGTATCATGTGCTATTGATTGAGCAAATGCACCTTGTTTAAGTCCTATTCCTTTAACCATACACTTACCGATGTTTCCGTTACGTCCGTATCTTTCTAAACAAGTAAGGTATAATACGTCTTGGTTTACATCTGCTTCTACTACACCTCTATTAACTCTAACTTGTGCTTCTCCACCGTCTGTTAAGTTTTGATCTGGTATAGCTTGAATGTATCTAACTGTAGCAGTATTTCCATCTGCATGTATTTCTAAGTCAGCTTCTGTTACTGGCTTCATTCTTACTGAATTTTTAACTGAATCTGGGTAAGTGTATTTTGGCATTTCTATTAACATCTGTCCTTGAGACGCTACTAGTTGTCCTTTTATAAATACAGCTTCTACAGTCATTTCATTTAAGTCGCTGATAACAGCTATATCAGCTACTGTTCCTGGTAATAGAGCTCCTCTATCAGTGAATCCCCAATAAGTCGCAGGGTTTATAGTAGCCATTTGAATTGCTTCAATTGGATCTACACCTTCTCTTATAGTTCTTCTTATAATATCATTCATGTGACCTGATTTTTCTAAGTCTTCAGCAACCATATCATCTGAAACTAATATTAATCTTCTTGAGTCTAGTCCTTCTTCAGTTACGGCTCTTATACATTCAGCCATATTTCTTTGAGTAGAACCTTCTCTCATAAATACATAAACACCTTGTCTTAACTTTTCAACACACTCTTCTTTAGTTGTTGTTTCGTGACAAGAACACTTTCCACCACAAGCTATTACATGTGACGCTAAGTCTGCACCAAATAATTCTGGAGCATTACCATCAACTGGCTTTCCTAAGCTCTTAGCATATATAGTTGAAGTTAAAAGGTCTGTTATTATTTCTGGTGTATGCTTATACACGTGTTTAGTTAATGAATATCCTTGAAGCTCTCCTATACCATTTATGTTTGGATAGTTTAGAAGGTCTTCCATGTCTTTAGAGTTTACGTCAACACCTGCTGTTTCAAGTTTTGGTGCATCAGGAGTTAATGCTGGAACTTGTAATCTTACATAGTTTGGAACTACGCTACACTCGTCTGCCATAGCCTTCATAGCTACTGATCCTAGTGCATTTCCAATCTCATGTGGGTCAGCTATTAAAGTAGTTGTTCCTGATGGTATTGATAATCTTGAGAATTCAGTTATAGTTAACATACTACTTTCAAAGTGCATATGTGAATCCATGAATCCTGGTGATAAATATTTACCTCTTACATCTACTACTACTGTATCTGGTCCTATTAATGATTGGCAATCTCCAACTAATGCTATATAGTCTCCTTTTATAGCTATATCAGCTGTATAAACTTCTCTAGTGATTACGTTTATAACATTACCGTTATATAAAACAACGTCAGCAAATCTGTCGTCTGCCATTAAAACGTCTATTAATTCTCTATATTCCATTGCTTGTTTAATATTTTCTGGTTTTAACAAGCTATTCGCCTCCCTCCGATATTTAACTGTCTAATACGTCTTTATAGACATCCATATTGTCTACTATCCCTATGATAGCCGCGTCTATAGCTGCATCCGGTTTTCCAGCTGCATTTCTAGATGCAGTTCCTTCAGCGTATAGTACTACTTCCCCTATACCTGCTCCCACAGTGTCTACCATTATTATTGGTTCTCCTGCTGGTTTATAGTCTATGTCTAAAGGTTGTGTTATCATAAGCTTTGAGCCTATAAGACTATCATCTTTTCTAGTTGCAACTAAAGTACCTACTACTCTACCAATATTCAAGGTAATCTCCCCTCTCTTACATTGTTAATCTATTTTCTTATAATTGTTATACCTTGTTTTTTTGCTGTATCAAGAGCTTGAGGAGTAATAATTGTTTTTATAGGTACAATTATTTCGTTATTGTTATTCACTGCACTTAATAAGTCTTTTTCAGTCATTATCTTAGGTAAACCTTGACTCTGAGCTGAGCTTTGTAAGTTTTGTGAATCTTCTATTTTCATACTAACATTTTTAAACTTGTTTATTAATTCTACGCTATAATCGCTTTTATCTAATTTTATTACACCTATCTTTTGTAACTTCTCTACATAATCTTTCATGATTTCAGCAAGCATTGGATTTTTTGATTCAACCCCTCCATATGTCAAGACGTTATCAAAATCCATTAAAACTGTTTTGCCATTCCATAAAGATCTCCATAATAGTGTAGATATGAAGTTATCTTGAATACCTAATACTAATTTGCTAGCAATATCTTGTGTAGCCATAGGTACCATTATACCATCTACACTTTCTATTACTTGATTAAATATTAGCTGATCTTCTTCGTTATATATCTTGTTCGGTTTAAGAGCTTTTTTTACTTCATTCATGCCTTCTTCTCCTAAAACGTGCGCACCGCTAAAGGAAAAAGCTACGTCAAAAGTAAATCCATATTTTCTAGCTCTACTAACTTCTCTTAAAACTTCCGTTAAACCAATATTAGTACCTGTAAATACAACTAATATATGATGATCAGAGTAATCTAATCGTTCTTCTATTTTACTAGAAATATTAATCATATTATCATTTGTTACAGGTACTCTATTGACTCTTCCAACTAATTTTCTTATTATGTCATTTGTTAGATTATATTTATCCATTTTGACACCTCATAGGGCACAGCTAAATATTAAATGCTGTTATTATATATTATCTAGTTATTACTCGTTCTTTAAAAGAACTCTTTCAACTTCTGAGTGTGGTCTTGGTATTACGTGCACTGATACTAATTCTCCAACTGATCTTGCTGCTTCAGCACCTGCATCTGTAGCTGCTTTAACTGCTCCAACGTCTCCTCTTACCATAACTGTTACTAATCCAAATCCTATTTTTTCATATCCTATTAATGTAACGTTAGCTGCTTTTACCATAGCATCTGCTGCTTCAACTGCACCTGTTAAACCTTTAGTTTCTACCATTCCTAATGCTTGACTCATGTTTATTCCTCCTCAACTCGAATAGAATTATTTTTTATTACTTGCTGATTTTTCTTCTTTTTTAACTTCTTTTTCCGGTTCTTTTTCTTCTTCTTTTTTAGGTTCTTCAACCTTTTTAGCCGCATTTTCTTTAGCTTCTTGCTTAGCTTTTAAGTTTTTTTCAAACTCTTGAAGTAACTTATCA
This window harbors:
- a CDS encoding adenine deaminase — protein: MLKPENIKQAMEYRELIDVLMADDRFADVVLYNGNVINVITREVYTADIAIKGDYIALVGDCQSLIGPDTVVVDVRGKYLSPGFMDSHMHFESSMLTITEFSRLSIPSGTTTLIADPHEIGNALGSVAMKAMADECSVVPNYVRLQVPALTPDAPKLETAGVDVNSKDMEDLLNYPNINGIGELQGYSLTKHVYKHTPEIITDLLTSTIYAKSLGKPVDGNAPELFGADLASHVIACGGKCSCHETTTKEECVEKLRQGVYVFMREGSTQRNMAECIRAVTEEGLDSRRLILVSDDMVAEDLEKSGHMNDIIRRTIREGVDPIEAIQMATINPATYWGFTDRGALLPGTVADIAVISDLNEMTVEAVFIKGQLVASQGQMLIEMPKYTYPDSVKNSVRMKPVTEADLEIHADGNTATVRYIQAIPDQNLTDGGEAQVRVNRGVVEADVNQDVLYLTCLERYGRNGNIGKCMVKGIGLKQGAFAQSIAHDTHNMTVVGTNLRDMVIAINRVIEMGGGVAISNNGRVINELALPVGGLITDELTGQEVSAKIADLESTVKDQLGGTLHAPFMHVSFLALSTSPKFKISDKGLIDVNNFEILDPVVK
- a CDS encoding EutN/CcmL family microcompartment protein, whose amino-acid sequence is MNIGRVVGTLVATRKDDSLIGSKLMITQPLDIDYKPAGEPIIMVDTVGAGIGEVVLYAEGTASRNAAGKPDAAIDAAIIGIVDNMDVYKDVLDS
- a CDS encoding flavoprotein, producing the protein MDKYNLTNDIIRKLVGRVNRVPVTNDNMINISSKIEERLDYSDHHILVVFTGTNIGLTEVLREVSRARKYGFTFDVAFSFSGAHVLGEEGMNEVKKALKPNKIYNEEDQLIFNQVIESVDGIMVPMATQDIASKLVLGIQDNFISTLLWRSLWNGKTVLMDFDNVLTYGGVESKNPMLAEIMKDYVEKLQKIGVIKLDKSDYSVELINKFKNVSMKIEDSQNLQSSAQSQGLPKIMTEKDLLSAVNNNNEIIVPIKTIITPQALDTAKKQGITIIRK
- a CDS encoding BMC domain-containing protein, with amino-acid sequence MSQALGMVETKGLTGAVEAADAMVKAANVTLIGYEKIGFGLVTVMVRGDVGAVKAATDAGAEAARSVGELVSVHVIPRPHSEVERVLLKNE